In one window of Epinephelus fuscoguttatus linkage group LG20, E.fuscoguttatus.final_Chr_v1 DNA:
- the cmn gene encoding calymmin isoform X8 translates to MLGRLLLQSAVVLWLVQTVHTGGYGAAAGVSNGHGPQPNGRKLHNGGGVGRMLMPSKGVGQVMGAQNGYGGYPTKGIGYGAAAGGTNGGGTKGYGAAAGVTSGQGGKPQGGDPAVLPNGNGAKSNGYGVQAGPTNGQQMKGNGYGVQAGQTNGQPMKGNGYGAQAGGYGGQATKGYGAPNGNSGLFNGYGAAAAGALGGNGAKHTGNGAAAAAHNGHGTKGYGAGAGSPNGNGAKTNGQGAAAGPSNGARPNGHGGAGSKPMKGYGRPPYGAGPGVGIGASRGLGVPQLARHQGYGGNGYNGYGAQPMGGHMGGYGSAGLGLGPRYGNGGMKGPKPGYGAAAGVANGQGAKSNGYAGARAPNRNGAVPNGYGYPSGGATKPAKPGYGNIPNGYGTKPNGYGATRGGAMRPQPGYGNGAVPNGYGAKPNGYGAAAGAGAGAGVTKGYGAKPNGHGNGAALGGYGGKPNGYGGSKPQTTKGVGAVSPSGGAKSLDTGYGGPAGVPNGQLAKAANTGYGMMPNGAGVSNEKGLKGGALSPEQPSATPEEAAAPPPAVTYGAAPVAPEPTSGILVMVTQEKYQKLPSPVPQGKSYKQTPLIPQATPEPAPAIPQGKGPKPAFEPAPEPLGKAPKAATSGTAPVVPHTDPAPEPEAVPHQVNGGGASVSKGQGAKPAKPDCGPSGVPNGQWMKIPRPGYGAGAGVPNRFGAKPNGYGASAGGYSNGGAKANKPAYGAGSYTVPGLSNGYGAAGLGYPYGGKPNQPSYGQGAYLGAGYGNGNSYGGSAGLGDAGKSKSAYGNGNGYSAGVQPDYASLGQGVPTVNGKSGGAKQMPYNGAPVVPAGLDGMSQFEPQSAGLGPNGKLGGMYGGMGGLPFGGQTLGVGAEKSNTKYGIGGLQFGGQPLSTGTNGAGKYGYGGSPYGPAGDGKSSGKYGGLGAGMGANSAPAQYGYGGFPNGGQLLGLGSNGKTAGKYGYGRMPYEAQPARLSPEAESNGKYSLAGSSYQPEPLGLGQNGKLTGTLGLAGSSYQPEPLGLGQNGKLTGTLGGGEVPYAPQALGFGSKAKSAGKYGNQGPYQSQPLESVSESRSGGEYGAAGLPYESLPLETDSAEKSYGKVEVPTPAVAVEGEGMSIDRYENVGYINGQVQPEVVAFPAAPTPSPTLAYPSDPSYLPVESFTPDVEPDAGVSDLPDPAGTADLALDSAPAADSLGVAQVPEQPDDLLHQQQLPRQIHIQQHLKLHFHPQGAKNGKYDLNGFFGNSGYQG, encoded by the exons ATGCTGGGACGACTACTACTTCAGAGCGCAGTGGTTCTTTGGCTGGTGCAGACAGTGCACACAGGGG GTTATGGTGCTGCAGCTGGAGTATCCAATGGACATGGGCCGCAGCCTAATG GAAGAAAACTCCACAATGGTGGAGGTGTAGGACGAATGCTGATGCCATCAAAAG GTGTGGGTCAGGTGATGGGTGCTCAAAATGGATACGGCGGATATCCCACCAAAGGCATAG GCTATGGTGCAGCTGCTGGTGGGACCAATGGAGGAGGGACAAAAG GCTATGGAGCAGCAGCGGGTGTAACCAGTGGACAAGGTGGTAAACCACAGG GAGGAGATCCAGCAGTTTTACCGAATGGAAATGGAGCAAAATCTAATG GATATGGTGTTCAAGCCGGCCCAACCAATGGACAACAAATGAAAGGCAACG GCTATGGTGTTCAAGCCGGCCAAACCAATGGACAACCAATGAAAGGCAACG GCTATGGAGCTCAAGCTGGCGGTTACGGCGGACAAGCAACTAAAG GTTATGGAGCACCAAATGGAAACAGCGGCCTTTTTAATG GTtacggtgctgctgctgctggtgctttAGGTGGGAATGGAGCTAAACACACTG GTAatggagctgcagctgctgcacatAATGGACATGGAACTAAAG GCTATGGGGCTGGAGCTGGTTCACCTAATGGAAATGGGGCTAAAACTAATG GTcaaggagcagcagctggtcCATCCAATGGGGCAAGACCTAATG GACATGGGGGAGCTGGTAGTAAACCAATGAAAGGATACGGTCGACCACCGTACGGCGCAG GTCCAGGTGTGGGGATTGGAGCCTCCAGAGGTCTGGGTGTACCTCAACTTGCCAGGCACCAAG GATATGGAGGTAATGGTTATAACGGTTATGGAGCTCAGCCCATGGGAG GCCACATGGGTGGTTATGGCAGCGCTGGTTTGGGTTTGGGACCTCGGTATGGAAATGGAGGAATGAAGGGGCCGAAGCCTG GCTATGGTGCTGCAGCAGGTGTTGCCAATGGACAAGGTGCAAAATCAAATG GTTATGCTGGAGCCAGAGCCCCTAATAGGAATGGAGCTGTGCCAAATG GTTATGGATACCCAAGTGGTGGAGCCACCAAGCCAGCAAAACCAG gTTATGGCAATATTCCCAATGGGTATGGCACCAAACCCAATG GATATGGAGCCACCAGAGGAGGTGCTATGAGACCTCAACCAG gTTATGGAAATGGAGCTGTTCCTAATGGATATGGAGCTAAACCCAATG GTTatggagctgcagctggagctggagctggagcaggTGTTACCAAAGGCTATGGAGCCAAACCCAACG GTCATGGAAATGGTGCTGCGCTTGGTGGATATGGAGGTAAACCCAATG GATACGGAGGCTCAAAACCACAAACTACCAAAGGTGTTGGAGCAGTGTCGCCCAGTGGAGGTGCTAAATCACTCGACACAG GCTATGGTGGTCCTGCTGGTGTACCTAATGGACAGCTGGCTAAAGCAGCAAATACAG GCTACGGCATGATGCCAAATGGTGCAGGTGTGTCCAATGAAAAGGGCCTAAAAGGTGGAGCTCTCTCACCTGAGCAGCCGAGTGCAACACCAGAGGAGGCTGCTGCACCCCCACCAGCAGTAACTTACGGTGCAGCACCTGTTGCCCCAGAGCCGACGAGTGGTATCCTTGTTATGGTGACACAAGAGAAATATCAAAAGCTGCCTTCACCCGTGCCACAAGGAAAGAGCTACAAACAGACACCACTAATCCCTCAGGCTACACCAGAACCAGCACCAGCCATTCCTCAAGGCAAAGGCCCAAAGCCTGCATTTGAACCCGCACCTGAACCACTGGGCAAAGCTCCGAAAGCAGCCACATCTGGAACTGCACCAGTAGTTCCCCACACTGACCCAGCACCAGAGCCGGAAGCAGTCCCCCATCAAG TGAACGGAGGAGGAGCTTCAGTGTCCAAGGGACAGGGAGCTAAACCAGCCAAACCTG ACTGTGGACCATCAGGAGTACCAAATGGACAATGGATGAAAATACCAAGACCTG GTTATGGAGCAGGAGCTGGTGTTCCAAATAGATTTGGTGCCAAACCAAACG GATACGGTGCCAGTGCAGGGGGATATTCAAACGGAGGAGCTAAAGCAAACAAACCAG CTTATGGAGCAGGAAGCTACACTGTCCCTGGACTCAGCAATGGATATGGAGCTG CAGGCCTTGGATATCCCTATGGAGGGAAACCTAATCAACCta GTTACGGACAAGGAGCATATCTCGGAGCTGGATATGGAAATGGAAATTCATACGGAG GAAGCGCAGGTCTGGGTGACGCTGGCAAGTCCAAATCAG CGTATGGAAATGGAAATGGCTACAGTGCTGGTGTACAGCCGGACTATGCAA gTCTTGGTCAAGGTGTTCCTACTGTTAATGGAAAATCAG GTGGTGCCAAACAGATGCCTTACAATGGAGCCCCAGTGGTTCCTGCTGGACTCGATG GAATGAGCCAGTTTGAGCCCCAGTCTGCTGGTCTTGGTCCAAATGGAAAATTGGGCGGCATGTATGGTG GAATGGGTGGCTTGCCATTTGGCGGTCAGACTCTGGGAGTGGGTGCAGAGAAATCTAACACCAAGTATG GCATTGGTGGGCTGCAGTTTGGTGGACAGCCCCTCAGTACAGGCACTAATGGAGCAGGAAAGTATG GTTATGGTGGAAGCCCCTATGGGCCTGCTGGAGATGGCAAATCATCTGGAAAATATG GTGGTCTTGGTGCTGGCATGGGTGCTAATTCTGCACCAGCACAATATG GATATGGAGGATTCCCCAATGGTGGACAGCTTCTTGGTCTCGGCAGTAATGGAAAGACAGCCGGCAAATATG GTTATGGAAGGATGCCTTATGAAGCTCAACCAGCTAGACTGAGCCCTGAAGCCGAATCTAACGGCAAATACA GTCTGGCTGGATCATCATATCAGCCTGAACCTCTGGGACTTGGACAGAACGGAAAATTAACAGGCACATTAG GTCTGGCTGGATCATCATATCAGCCTGAACCTCTGGGACTTGGACAGAACGGAAAATTAACAGGCACATTAG GTGGCGGTGAAGTTCCCTATGCACCGCAGGCCCTTGGTTTTGGGAGCAAAGCAAAATCTGCTGGGAAATACG GTAACCAGGGACCATACCAGTCACAGCCCCTTGAATCTGTATCTGAAAGCAGATCTGGTGGAGAATATG GTGCAGCTGGTTTACCGTATGAGTCCCTGCCTCTGGAGACAGATTCAGCTGAAAAATCTTACG GGAAGGTAGAGGTGCCGACACCAGCAGTTGCAGTTGAAGGCGAGGGGATGTCCATTGACAGATATG AAAATGTGGGCTATATAAATGGACAAGTGCAGCCAGAAG TTGTTGCGTTTCCTGCAGCTCCTACTCCCAGCCCTACTCTGGCCTACCCCTCTGACCCGTCCTATCTGCCTGTGGAGTCTTTCACGCCTGATGTGGAACCTGATGCGGGTGTTAGCGACCTACCTGACCCTGCAGGGACTGCCGACCTCGCCCTCGACTCTGCACCTGCCGCAGATTCGCTGGGTGTGGCTCAGGTGCCTGAGCAACCTGATGACCTGcttcatcagcagcagctgccGCGTCAGATTCACATTCAGCAGCATCTCAAACTGCATTTTCACCCACAAG gAGCAAAGAACGGCAAATATGACTTGAACGGCTTCTTTGGGAACAGTGGCTATCAAG GTTAA
- the cmn gene encoding calymmin isoform X5 — protein MLGRLLLQSAVVLWLVQTVHTGGYGAAAGVSNGHGPQPNGRKLHNGGGVGRMLMPSKGVGQVMGAQNGYGGYPTKGIGYGAAAGGTNGGGTKGYGAAAGVTSGQGGKPQGGDPAVLPNGNGAKSNGYGVQAGPTNGQQMKGNGYGVQAGQTNGQQMKGNGYGVQAGQTNGQPMKGNGYGAQAGGYGGQATKGYGAPNGNSGLFNGYGAAAAGALGGNGAKHTGNGAAAAAHNGHGTKGYGAGAGSPNGNGAKTNGQGAAAGPSNGARPNGHGGAGSKPMKGYGRPPYGAGPGVGIGASRGLGVPQLARHQGYGGNGYNGYGAQPMGGHMGGYGSAGLGLGPRYGNGGMKGPKPGYGAAAGVANGQGAKSNGYAGARAPNRNGAVPNGYGYPSGGATKPAKPGYGNIPNGYGTKPNGYGATRGGAMRPQPGYGNGAVPNGYGAKPNGYGAAAGAGAGAGVTKGYGAKPNGHGNGAALGGYGGKPNGYGGSKPQTTKGVGAVSPSGGAKSLDTGYGGPAGVPNGQLAKAANTGYGMMPNGAGVSNEKGLKGGALSPEQPSATPEEAAAPPPAVTYGAAPVAPEPTSGILVMVTQEKYQKLPSPVPQGKSYKQTPLIPQATPEPAPAIPQGKGPKPAFEPAPEPLGKAPKAATSGTAPVVPHTDPAPEPEAVPHQVNGGGASVSKGQGAKPAKPDCGPSGVPNGQWMKIPRPGYGAGAGVPNRFGAKPNGYGASAGGYSNGGAKANKPAYGAGSYTVPGLSNGYGAAGLGYPYGGKPNQPSYGQGAYLGAGYGNGNSYGGSAGLGDAGKSKSAYGNGNGYSAGVQPDYASLGQGVPTVNGKSGGAKQMPYNGAPVVPAGLDGMSQFEPQSAGLGPNGKLGGMYGGMGGLPFGGQTLGVGAEKSNTKYGIGGLQFGGQPLSTGTNGAGKYGYGGSPYGPAGDGKSSGKYGGLGAGMGANSAPAQYGYGGFPNGGQLLGLGSNGKTAGKYGYGRMPYEAQPARLSPEAESNGKYSLAGSSYQPEPLGLGQNGKLTGTLGLAGSSYQPEPLGLGQNGKLTGTLGGGEVPYAPQALGFGSKAKSAGKYGNQGPYQSQPLESVSESRSGGEYGAAGLPYESLPLETDSAEKSYGKVEVPTPAVAVEGEGMSIDRYENVGYINGQVQPEVVAFPAAPTPSPTLAYPSDPSYLPVESFTPDVEPDAGVSDLPDPAGTADLALDSAPAADSLGVAQVPEQPDDLLHQQQLPRQIHIQQHLKLHFHPQGAKNGKYDLNGFFGNSGYQG, from the exons ATGCTGGGACGACTACTACTTCAGAGCGCAGTGGTTCTTTGGCTGGTGCAGACAGTGCACACAGGGG GTTATGGTGCTGCAGCTGGAGTATCCAATGGACATGGGCCGCAGCCTAATG GAAGAAAACTCCACAATGGTGGAGGTGTAGGACGAATGCTGATGCCATCAAAAG GTGTGGGTCAGGTGATGGGTGCTCAAAATGGATACGGCGGATATCCCACCAAAGGCATAG GCTATGGTGCAGCTGCTGGTGGGACCAATGGAGGAGGGACAAAAG GCTATGGAGCAGCAGCGGGTGTAACCAGTGGACAAGGTGGTAAACCACAGG GAGGAGATCCAGCAGTTTTACCGAATGGAAATGGAGCAAAATCTAATG GATATGGTGTTCAAGCCGGCCCAACCAATGGACAACAAATGAAAGGCAACG GCTATGGTGTTCAAGCTGGCCAAACCAATGGTCAACAAATGAAAGGCAACG GCTATGGTGTTCAAGCCGGCCAAACCAATGGACAACCAATGAAAGGCAACG GCTATGGAGCTCAAGCTGGCGGTTACGGCGGACAAGCAACTAAAG GTTATGGAGCACCAAATGGAAACAGCGGCCTTTTTAATG GTtacggtgctgctgctgctggtgctttAGGTGGGAATGGAGCTAAACACACTG GTAatggagctgcagctgctgcacatAATGGACATGGAACTAAAG GCTATGGGGCTGGAGCTGGTTCACCTAATGGAAATGGGGCTAAAACTAATG GTcaaggagcagcagctggtcCATCCAATGGGGCAAGACCTAATG GACATGGGGGAGCTGGTAGTAAACCAATGAAAGGATACGGTCGACCACCGTACGGCGCAG GTCCAGGTGTGGGGATTGGAGCCTCCAGAGGTCTGGGTGTACCTCAACTTGCCAGGCACCAAG GATATGGAGGTAATGGTTATAACGGTTATGGAGCTCAGCCCATGGGAG GCCACATGGGTGGTTATGGCAGCGCTGGTTTGGGTTTGGGACCTCGGTATGGAAATGGAGGAATGAAGGGGCCGAAGCCTG GCTATGGTGCTGCAGCAGGTGTTGCCAATGGACAAGGTGCAAAATCAAATG GTTATGCTGGAGCCAGAGCCCCTAATAGGAATGGAGCTGTGCCAAATG GTTATGGATACCCAAGTGGTGGAGCCACCAAGCCAGCAAAACCAG gTTATGGCAATATTCCCAATGGGTATGGCACCAAACCCAATG GATATGGAGCCACCAGAGGAGGTGCTATGAGACCTCAACCAG gTTATGGAAATGGAGCTGTTCCTAATGGATATGGAGCTAAACCCAATG GTTatggagctgcagctggagctggagctggagcaggTGTTACCAAAGGCTATGGAGCCAAACCCAACG GTCATGGAAATGGTGCTGCGCTTGGTGGATATGGAGGTAAACCCAATG GATACGGAGGCTCAAAACCACAAACTACCAAAGGTGTTGGAGCAGTGTCGCCCAGTGGAGGTGCTAAATCACTCGACACAG GCTATGGTGGTCCTGCTGGTGTACCTAATGGACAGCTGGCTAAAGCAGCAAATACAG GCTACGGCATGATGCCAAATGGTGCAGGTGTGTCCAATGAAAAGGGCCTAAAAGGTGGAGCTCTCTCACCTGAGCAGCCGAGTGCAACACCAGAGGAGGCTGCTGCACCCCCACCAGCAGTAACTTACGGTGCAGCACCTGTTGCCCCAGAGCCGACGAGTGGTATCCTTGTTATGGTGACACAAGAGAAATATCAAAAGCTGCCTTCACCCGTGCCACAAGGAAAGAGCTACAAACAGACACCACTAATCCCTCAGGCTACACCAGAACCAGCACCAGCCATTCCTCAAGGCAAAGGCCCAAAGCCTGCATTTGAACCCGCACCTGAACCACTGGGCAAAGCTCCGAAAGCAGCCACATCTGGAACTGCACCAGTAGTTCCCCACACTGACCCAGCACCAGAGCCGGAAGCAGTCCCCCATCAAG TGAACGGAGGAGGAGCTTCAGTGTCCAAGGGACAGGGAGCTAAACCAGCCAAACCTG ACTGTGGACCATCAGGAGTACCAAATGGACAATGGATGAAAATACCAAGACCTG GTTATGGAGCAGGAGCTGGTGTTCCAAATAGATTTGGTGCCAAACCAAACG GATACGGTGCCAGTGCAGGGGGATATTCAAACGGAGGAGCTAAAGCAAACAAACCAG CTTATGGAGCAGGAAGCTACACTGTCCCTGGACTCAGCAATGGATATGGAGCTG CAGGCCTTGGATATCCCTATGGAGGGAAACCTAATCAACCta GTTACGGACAAGGAGCATATCTCGGAGCTGGATATGGAAATGGAAATTCATACGGAG GAAGCGCAGGTCTGGGTGACGCTGGCAAGTCCAAATCAG CGTATGGAAATGGAAATGGCTACAGTGCTGGTGTACAGCCGGACTATGCAA gTCTTGGTCAAGGTGTTCCTACTGTTAATGGAAAATCAG GTGGTGCCAAACAGATGCCTTACAATGGAGCCCCAGTGGTTCCTGCTGGACTCGATG GAATGAGCCAGTTTGAGCCCCAGTCTGCTGGTCTTGGTCCAAATGGAAAATTGGGCGGCATGTATGGTG GAATGGGTGGCTTGCCATTTGGCGGTCAGACTCTGGGAGTGGGTGCAGAGAAATCTAACACCAAGTATG GCATTGGTGGGCTGCAGTTTGGTGGACAGCCCCTCAGTACAGGCACTAATGGAGCAGGAAAGTATG GTTATGGTGGAAGCCCCTATGGGCCTGCTGGAGATGGCAAATCATCTGGAAAATATG GTGGTCTTGGTGCTGGCATGGGTGCTAATTCTGCACCAGCACAATATG GATATGGAGGATTCCCCAATGGTGGACAGCTTCTTGGTCTCGGCAGTAATGGAAAGACAGCCGGCAAATATG GTTATGGAAGGATGCCTTATGAAGCTCAACCAGCTAGACTGAGCCCTGAAGCCGAATCTAACGGCAAATACA GTCTGGCTGGATCATCATATCAGCCTGAACCTCTGGGACTTGGACAGAACGGAAAATTAACAGGCACATTAG GTCTGGCTGGATCATCATATCAGCCTGAACCTCTGGGACTTGGACAGAACGGAAAATTAACAGGCACATTAG GTGGCGGTGAAGTTCCCTATGCACCGCAGGCCCTTGGTTTTGGGAGCAAAGCAAAATCTGCTGGGAAATACG GTAACCAGGGACCATACCAGTCACAGCCCCTTGAATCTGTATCTGAAAGCAGATCTGGTGGAGAATATG GTGCAGCTGGTTTACCGTATGAGTCCCTGCCTCTGGAGACAGATTCAGCTGAAAAATCTTACG GGAAGGTAGAGGTGCCGACACCAGCAGTTGCAGTTGAAGGCGAGGGGATGTCCATTGACAGATATG AAAATGTGGGCTATATAAATGGACAAGTGCAGCCAGAAG TTGTTGCGTTTCCTGCAGCTCCTACTCCCAGCCCTACTCTGGCCTACCCCTCTGACCCGTCCTATCTGCCTGTGGAGTCTTTCACGCCTGATGTGGAACCTGATGCGGGTGTTAGCGACCTACCTGACCCTGCAGGGACTGCCGACCTCGCCCTCGACTCTGCACCTGCCGCAGATTCGCTGGGTGTGGCTCAGGTGCCTGAGCAACCTGATGACCTGcttcatcagcagcagctgccGCGTCAGATTCACATTCAGCAGCATCTCAAACTGCATTTTCACCCACAAG gAGCAAAGAACGGCAAATATGACTTGAACGGCTTCTTTGGGAACAGTGGCTATCAAG GTTAA